From the genome of Rhodothermales bacterium, one region includes:
- a CDS encoding sterol desaturase family protein encodes MESIVDYFANMPTSHRTLFLVGGLTVFWLIESAAPLFAADYRKWRHAGVNLFFTLTTIVVNFSMAFLLVKSSDWVVANGFGLIQWVAMPLWLFTLVGILLLDLIGAWLVHYVEHRVKWMWRFHLVHHTDQHVDTTTANRHHPGESVFRFVFTTLAVFIVGAPMWMVFMYQTMSVVLTQFNHANVRMPAWLDNALVTVFCTPNMHRVHHHYRMPYTDSNFGNIFSFWDRLFGTFRTADNRRLVYGVDTHMAEPEAGRVGTLLRIPFMPYREKKAYPEEETL; translated from the coding sequence GGCTGACGGTCTTCTGGCTGATCGAGAGCGCGGCGCCGCTTTTTGCCGCCGATTACCGGAAATGGCGGCACGCCGGCGTCAACCTGTTTTTTACCCTCACCACCATCGTCGTCAATTTTTCGATGGCGTTTTTGCTGGTGAAGTCGTCGGACTGGGTGGTGGCGAACGGGTTCGGGCTGATCCAGTGGGTCGCGATGCCGCTCTGGCTCTTCACCCTGGTGGGCATCCTGTTGCTCGACCTCATCGGGGCGTGGCTCGTGCACTATGTGGAGCATCGCGTGAAATGGATGTGGCGTTTCCATCTGGTGCACCACACGGACCAGCACGTCGACACCACGACGGCGAACCGGCATCATCCCGGCGAGAGCGTGTTCCGGTTCGTGTTCACCACCCTGGCGGTGTTTATCGTCGGCGCGCCGATGTGGATGGTGTTTATGTACCAGACGATGTCGGTGGTGCTGACCCAGTTCAACCACGCCAACGTACGCATGCCGGCCTGGCTCGACAACGCGCTCGTGACAGTGTTCTGCACGCCGAACATGCACCGGGTCCACCATCACTACCGGATGCCCTACACCGACTCGAACTTCGGCAACATCTTCAGCTTCTGGGACCGGCTGTTCGGGACCTTCAGGACGGCGGATAACCGCCGGCTGGTGTACGGGGTGGACACGCACATGGCGGAGCCGGAAGCCGGCCGCGTCGGCACCTTGCTCCGGATCCCGTTCATGCCGTATCGCGAAAAGAAGGCGTACCCGGAGGAAGAGACGCTGTAG